The window CGGCGGCGACGGCACGGCAGACGGGGCCGCGGGAGCGGCCGGGGTGAACTCGTCGGCCCAGAGATCGGTGCTCACTGGCAGGCCTCGCAATCAGGGTTGTCGATGGAGCACGCGAGCGCATCCGTGCCCGCGGCAGGAAACTCGGCCAGGGCGTCGGCGATCGACACCTCCGGTCGTGCCGGCACCGGGACCGGCGGGACCGGCGGGACCGCCGCGGCCGGAGCGGCAGGAGGGACAGGGACAGCAGGGACGACAGCCGGGGCTGCGACCGGAGCGGGCTCCGGGGCGGCGGTCGCCGGCGCCGCGGCGGACACCGCGTTGAGCCGGCCGTCGGTACCGCGCAGCGTCGACTTCTCCACGTGGGTGGCAGATGTCGACCGCAGGTAGTAGGTGGTCTTGCACCCGGTACGCCAGGCGAGCCGGTACAGCTCGTCCAGCTTCCGGCCGCTCGGCGCCGCTACGTAGAGGTTGAGCGACTGCGCCTGGTCCAGCCACTTCTGCCGCCGGGAGGCGGCCTTGATCAGCCAGGACCCGTCGACCTCGAACGCGGTCGCGAACAGCTCACGGATGTCGTCGGGGATCCGATCGATCTCCACCAGCGACCCGTCGAAGTACTTCAGGTCGGCCACCATCACCTCGTCCCAGAGCCCGCGTTCCTTCAGCACCCGCACGAGATGCTCGTTCACCACGGTGAAGTCGCCGCTCATGTTCGACTTGACGAACAGGTTGCGGAACGTCGGCTCGATCGACTGCGACACACCCACGATGTTCGAGATGGTCGCCGTCGGCGCGATCGCCATGATGTTGGAGTTCCGCACGCCCACCGTGCGCACCCGCTCACGCAGGGACTCCCAGTCGAGCCGCGCCGTGCGGTCCTGGTCCAGGTCACCACCGCGGGCGTCGGCCAGCAGGGCGATGGAGTCGATCGGCAGGATGCCCCGGCTCCACAGCGATCCGTCGAACGACGGGTACCGGCCACGCTCGGCGGCGAGCTGCGACGACGCCGAGATCGCCCAGTAGGAAAGGTGTTCCATCGAGACATCGGCGAACTCGACCGCCGCCTCGGAGGCGTAGGGCACCCCGAGGGTGTACAGCGCGTCGGCGAAGCCCATCAGCCCCAGTCCGACCGGGCGGTGCTTGAGGTTGGACCGCCGGGCCGACGGCACCGTGTACAGGTTGATGTCGATGACGTTGTCCAGCATCCGCACCGCGGTGGTGACGGTCCGGCGCAGCCGCTCCACGTCCAGCCCGTCCGCGGTCACGTGGGCGGCCAGGTTCACCGAACCGAGGTTGCAGACGGCGGTCTCGCTGTCGCTGCCGGTGCGGGTGTTGAGGGTGATCTCCGTGCACAGGTTGGACGAGTGCACCACCCCCGCGTGCTGCTGTGGGGACCGCAGGTTGCAGGCGTCCTTGAAGGTGATCCACGGGTGCCCGGTCTCGAACAGCGCGGTGAGCATCCGCCGCCACAGGTCGACGGCGGGAAGCCGCCGGAACACCCGGATCCCGCCGCGGTCGGCGGCGGCCTCGTACTCGGCGTACCGGGCGGCGAAGGCGTCGCCGTACAGGTCGTGCAGGTCCGAGACCTCGTCCGGGGAGAAAAGCGTCCACTGCCCGCCCGCCTCCACCCGGCGGAGGAACTCGTCCGGCACCCAGTTCGCGGTGTTCATGTCGTGCGTCCGCCGGCGGTCGTCACCGGTGTTGCGGCGCAGGTCGAGGAACTCTTCGATGTCGATGTGCCAGGTCTCCAGGTAGGCACACACTGCGCCCTTGCGCTTGCCGCCCTGGTTCACCGCGACCGCGGTGTCGTTCGCGATCTTCAGGAACGGGACCACGCCGGAGGACGTGCCGTTGGTGCCCTTGATGTGTGCGCCGATCCCCCGCACCGGGGTCCAGTCGTTGCCGAGGCCCCCGGAGAACTTCGCCAGCATCGCGTTGTCCTTGATGCCGGCGAAGATGGAGGCGAGGTCGTCGTCGACGGTGGTCAGGAAGCACGAACTCAGCTGCGAGTGGGTGGTCCCGGAGTTGAACAGGGTGGGGGTCGAGGCCATGAAGTCGAAGGAGGACAGCAGCCGGTAGAACTCGATCGCCCTTTCCTCACGGTCGATCTCGCGCACGGCGAGCCCCATCGCCACCCGCATGAAGAACGCCTGCGGCAGCTCGTACCGCACCCCGTCGTCGTGCAGGAAGTACCGGTCGTAGAGGGTCTGCAGCCCGAGGAAGGTGAAGGTGCCGTCCCGCTCGCCCTCCAGCGCCGCCGCGACCTTGTCCAGGTCGAAGCCTGCCAGCTCCGGGTCCAGCCGGCCGAGGGCGATGCCCCGGGCCACGAAGTCCTTGAAGTACGCGGCGTACCGGTCGTTCATCGCCGTCGCGGTGGCCTGGTCCGGCGTGCCGGTGATGTGGCTCAGCGCCTCCGATCGCAGCGTGTCCGCCAGCAGCCGGGCGGCGACCTGGGAGTACCGCGGCTCGGTCTCCACCAGCGCCCGGGCAGCCATGATCGGGGCGAGACCCAGTTCCTTCTCGCTGATCCCGTCGTACAGGTTGGCCTCGGTCGCGGTCAGTACCGCGTCGGCCGAGGCGTCGGCCAGCCCGGCGCAGGCCTCGTCGATGAGCACGCGGAGGCGGGCCCGGTCCAGCGGCACCCGGGTGCCGTCGGCCCTGGCGACGGACAGCCCGGCGACGGTCGCGGTCTGCGTGCCTGCGCGCTCGGCCCGGGCGCGACGATGCTCCTCGCGGTAGAGCACGTAGGCACGGGCCACGGCCTGGTGACCGTCGCGCATGAGGGCCAGCTCGACCTGGTCCTGAACGTCCTCGAGGTCGACCGGGCGGCCGGTGTCGCCGTAGCGCCGCTCCAGAGTGCCGACGACCGCCTCGGTGAGGGAGGTGACGACAGCGCGCAGCCGGGAGGACCGGCCTGCGGTCTCGCCCTCGACGGCCAGGAAAGCCTTGGTGATCGCGACCGCGATCCGGCCCTGGTCGAAGGGGGCGACGGACCCGTCGCGGCGGCGCACCGACATCGGTGCGGTGGGGACCGGATGGTCCGGGGGTGTTGCGGACAGGTGGGTGGCGTCCAGGGTGCTGGTCAAAGCTCTCTCCTCGCGAGCCGTCGGTGACGACGGATCCGGGGGAGCGTGCGCACCCCGGCGGCAGCAGCCGCGGGGGCGGACGACCCTCCCTCGGGGTCAGTCGTGCACGGGCGCCGGTGGCGCCCGTCCCGAGGCAGGTCTTCGGACTCGTGGGCACGTGCCGTCTCCGGCACACCTACTGACGGTCGCTTCCCGGGCTCTCACCCAGTGCTGTCCGGCTGCTCTTCTCGAGCCGCCGGGACCGTGGTCGTTCCCACTCACCGCTGCGGGGCAGTCCCGGAATCGCACCGGGTTCCCTGTTGCCTCTCCCCGGTGTCACCCGGGGAGAACCTTCGGTAGCGAGGACAGTACATGTTGGGGTGGGCAACTCTGACCACCCCCAGATGTCGTGGCGTGTCGCGACGACCGGGGTGGCGACCGGTCCGCCGGTGGCACCTTCTGACATCGGTGTCACAATGTCCTCAGCAGGTCCGACGGGTCGACGACGACGGGAGTTCCAGGATGCCGGAGAGCATGCGACGGGTGATCGTGCGGCCGGAGGGCGTGCAGGTCGTCGACGCGGAGCGGCCCGAGCCGTTGCCCGGCGAGGTGCTGGTGGAGATGTCGGTGTCCGGCGTCTGCGGTTCCGACGTCCATGCGGCGGCCGGCCACCACCCGTTCGTCCCGCTCCCCTATCTGCCGGGGCACGAGGTCGTCGGCACGGTCCGCGCGGTCGGTGCCGGGGTCGACGGCGTGGCCGTCGGGGACCACATCACCGTGGAGCCAACTCTGCCGTGCGGCGAGTGCAAGATGTGTCGGACCGGGCGCAGCCACATCTGCGAGCACCTCCGGTTCTTCGGCTGCGGCTACGACCAGGGCGGGATGGCGGACCACTTCACCGTTCCGGTCGGTCGCGTCCATGTGCTGCCCACCGACATCACCGACCTGCAAGCCTCTCTCATCGAGCCGCTGTCCACACCGGTGCACGCGGAGCGGATCAGCGGCGGCGTCGAGGGCAAGGCCGTCGTGATCATCGGCGCCGGCACGATCGGTCTGCTGATGCTGGCGGCGGTGCGGTATGCGGGGGCGCGCACCGTGGTCGTCACCGACATGCTGGAGAGCAAGCGCGAGCGCGCAGGGCGGCTCGGTGCCGACGCGGTCGTCGACGCCGGCGATCCCGACATGGTCCAGCACGTCCGCGAGATCCTCGGCGAGAGTGCTGATGTCGTCTTCGACTGCGTCGCACTGCAGCCCACCGTCGACCAGGCGTTCGGGCTGGCGCAGAAGGGCGGCACCGTGGTGATCGTCGGCGTCCCGCAGAAGGACGTGACCGTCCCGCTGCCGAAGCTGCAGGACCTGCAGATGCGATTGCAGGGCAGCGCCACCTACATGCCCGAGGACTACGAGCGGTCGATCGAGATCATCCGGGCCGGGCTCGTCCGGCCGGAGGACTTCATCACGGCCACCTTCCCGCTCGAGCAGGCGGCCGACGCCTTCGCCGCTGCCGCCACCGGCCACGAGGTGAAAGTACTGGTGACCCGGGAGCTCTTGGCGGGCTGACGCCGACCGATCAGTCCGGGCTGACCAACAGGTAGCGCTCGTCGTCGATGACCCGGCCCCACAGCACCGGGTCATCCAGGACGGTCACCACCGCGGACCGCCGGTGCTCCAACACGATCCGCCGGCATGCCTCCGCGGGAATACCGGCTCCGGTGGACCAGAGTCCCTCGATCACCACCAGCGACCCGCCTGGCGCGAGCAACTCCACCCACCGGCTGATCGCCGCCGATGGATCCGGCAGGGCCCACAGCAGGTGGCGTGCCAGGATCACGTTGACCGGTCCGGCCGAAGCGGGAGGGTCTGCCGCATCACCGGTCTCGTAGCTGATAGCCAACCCCGCGGCTCGCGCCTTGGCGCGGGCGCGATCGATCATCCGAGGTGAACTGTCGATGCCGTCGACCCGGTGACCCGCTTCCGCACACAGCAGGGCGAGACTGCCGGTGCCGCAGCCCAGATCGAGAATCCGAGCCGGCGGCTCCGGCAGGACCTCGCGGAGCAGGGCGGCCCAGGCAGCCCGCACCGCCGGGTCGAGCAGGCCGTGGTCGGGTTCCTGGTCGAAGGTCTCGGCCTGTTCGTCCCAGAACCGCTGCTGATCGATCATGATCCTGACGGTAGCCGTTGGCCGATCTCGACCGACGGATTGCGTGATGGAGCAGCGGTACCGCACGGTGTCGTGAGGCGAAACGGTCCATCCGTCTCGGGTGCACCTTTCGCTCGCACCCGTCGGCACTGACTATCGAACCGGTTCAGAGATCCGACATGTCGAGCACGAACCGGTAGCGGACGTCGCCCTTCGCCAGCCGGTCGAGCGCGGTCATCACCTGCGCCGAAGGAAGCACCTCGACGTCGGCCGTGATCCCGTGCTCGCCGCAGAAATCCAGCATCTCGCGGGTGGCCGGAAGACCCGCGCTGCCGGACGAACTCAACGACTTCCGCCCGATCAGCAGGTCCATCGTGTCCACCCCCACCGGACCGAGATCGCCGAGATGGCAGAGGGTCCCGTCCAGGGCAAGGGTCCGCAGGTACGGGCCGAGATCGTGGTCGGCGGAAACAGTGTCGATGATCAGATCGAGGCTGCCACGGGCGGATCGCATGGCTTCCGCATCGGTCGACACCACGACGGCCTCCGCGCCGAGCGACCGGGCGTCCTGCTCCTTGGCCGACGACGTCGTGAAGACCGTGACCTCTGCGCCCAGGGCGGCCGCGAACTTGACCGCCAGATGACCCAGTCCGCCAAGGCCGATGATGCCGACCCGCTTGCCGGGGCCGGTCTGCCAGTGCCGCAACGGCTCCCACACCGTCGCGCCGGCGCACATCAGCGGCGCCACGCCGGCCGGATCCAGCCCGGCGGGCAGCGGGTAGGCGA is drawn from Nakamurella alba and contains these coding sequences:
- a CDS encoding zinc-dependent alcohol dehydrogenase, giving the protein MRRVIVRPEGVQVVDAERPEPLPGEVLVEMSVSGVCGSDVHAAAGHHPFVPLPYLPGHEVVGTVRAVGAGVDGVAVGDHITVEPTLPCGECKMCRTGRSHICEHLRFFGCGYDQGGMADHFTVPVGRVHVLPTDITDLQASLIEPLSTPVHAERISGGVEGKAVVIIGAGTIGLLMLAAVRYAGARTVVVTDMLESKRERAGRLGADAVVDAGDPDMVQHVREILGESADVVFDCVALQPTVDQAFGLAQKGGTVVIVGVPQKDVTVPLPKLQDLQMRLQGSATYMPEDYERSIEIIRAGLVRPEDFITATFPLEQAADAFAAAATGHEVKVLVTRELLAG
- a CDS encoding NAD(P)-dependent alcohol dehydrogenase is translated as MRTTTAYRADAPGADLRPTTIERRELRAGDIAVRITHCGVCHTDLHALRSTDSSAFPVVPGHEFVGVVSEIGSDVDTVAIGDPVAVGNIVDSCGECPMCRAGQQNYCDSFPTLTYGGADPETGDRTMGAYSAEYVVRADFAYPLPAGLDPAGVAPLMCAGATVWEPLRHWQTGPGKRVGIIGLGGLGHLAVKFAAALGAEVTVFTTSSAKEQDARSLGAEAVVVSTDAEAMRSARGSLDLIIDTVSADHDLGPYLRTLALDGTLCHLGDLGPVGVDTMDLLIGRKSLSSSGSAGLPATREMLDFCGEHGITADVEVLPSAQVMTALDRLAKGDVRYRFVLDMSDL
- a CDS encoding ribonucleoside-diphosphate reductase subunit alpha, whose translation is MSVRRRDGSVAPFDQGRIAVAITKAFLAVEGETAGRSSRLRAVVTSLTEAVVGTLERRYGDTGRPVDLEDVQDQVELALMRDGHQAVARAYVLYREEHRRARAERAGTQTATVAGLSVARADGTRVPLDRARLRVLIDEACAGLADASADAVLTATEANLYDGISEKELGLAPIMAARALVETEPRYSQVAARLLADTLRSEALSHITGTPDQATATAMNDRYAAYFKDFVARGIALGRLDPELAGFDLDKVAAALEGERDGTFTFLGLQTLYDRYFLHDDGVRYELPQAFFMRVAMGLAVREIDREERAIEFYRLLSSFDFMASTPTLFNSGTTHSQLSSCFLTTVDDDLASIFAGIKDNAMLAKFSGGLGNDWTPVRGIGAHIKGTNGTSSGVVPFLKIANDTAVAVNQGGKRKGAVCAYLETWHIDIEEFLDLRRNTGDDRRRTHDMNTANWVPDEFLRRVEAGGQWTLFSPDEVSDLHDLYGDAFAARYAEYEAAADRGGIRVFRRLPAVDLWRRMLTALFETGHPWITFKDACNLRSPQQHAGVVHSSNLCTEITLNTRTGSDSETAVCNLGSVNLAAHVTADGLDVERLRRTVTTAVRMLDNVIDINLYTVPSARRSNLKHRPVGLGLMGFADALYTLGVPYASEAAVEFADVSMEHLSYWAISASSQLAAERGRYPSFDGSLWSRGILPIDSIALLADARGGDLDQDRTARLDWESLRERVRTVGVRNSNIMAIAPTATISNIVGVSQSIEPTFRNLFVKSNMSGDFTVVNEHLVRVLKERGLWDEVMVADLKYFDGSLVEIDRIPDDIRELFATAFEVDGSWLIKAASRRQKWLDQAQSLNLYVAAPSGRKLDELYRLAWRTGCKTTYYLRSTSATHVEKSTLRGTDGRLNAVSAAAPATAAPEPAPVAAPAVVPAVPVPPAAPAAAVPPVPPVPVPARPEVSIADALAEFPAAGTDALACSIDNPDCEACQ
- a CDS encoding class I SAM-dependent methyltransferase, producing the protein MIDQQRFWDEQAETFDQEPDHGLLDPAVRAAWAALLREVLPEPPARILDLGCGTGSLALLCAEAGHRVDGIDSSPRMIDRARAKARAAGLAISYETGDAADPPASAGPVNVILARHLLWALPDPSAAISRWVELLAPGGSLVVIEGLWSTGAGIPAEACRRIVLEHRRSAVVTVLDDPVLWGRVIDDERYLLVSPD